In one Dermacentor albipictus isolate Rhodes 1998 colony chromosome 4, USDA_Dalb.pri_finalv2, whole genome shotgun sequence genomic region, the following are encoded:
- the LOC135903842 gene encoding uncharacterized protein has translation MKSGAGAADVTTVKWKHFLAMQAIMEPISEEPMLYSSLDFLPEENLQDQDEVPGTSGSSVPSSRSATPAAAATESQPTEDDLESDTDRTPRRKKARRSPRKQQSPLKAPQHAAVTAACMEHLQAVRTERQQKQQLQREPQDAVYHTCMALAAQLRMLGPRDQSDAIFEIQTMMYHRLQGAMNEQNSH, from the exons ATGAAGAGCGGAGCCGGTGCCGCAGACGTCACCACTGTCAAGTGGAAACACTTTCTGGCAATGCAAGCAATAATGGAGCCAATTTCAGAAGAGCCAAT GCTCTATTCAAGCCTTGACTTCCTTCCTGAAGA AAATCTCCAGGACCAAGATGAGGTGCCGGGAACTTCTGGCTCCTCAGTTCCGTCAAGTCGTTCAGCAACACCAGCAGCTGCAGCAACTGAAAG CCAACCAACAGAAGATGACTTAGAGTCTGACACAGATAG GACTCCAAGGCGGAAAAAAGCACGGCGGTCACCAAGGAAACAACAGAG CCCTTTGAAAGCCCCTCAGCATGCTGCTGTAACTGCTGCCTGTATGGAGCACCTCCAGGCGGTGCGGACTGAGAGGCAGCAGAAGCAACAACTGCAGCGGGAGCCACAAGATGCTGTATACCATACGTGCATGGCACTTGCCGCACAGCTGCGAATGCTTGGTCCGAGAGACCAGTCAGATGCGATATTTGAAATTCAAACAATGATGTATCACCGACTCCAAGGAGCCATGAATGAACAAAATTCTCACTAA